GGCATCAGAATCCAAGAGCCTCCAGCTGCAGGCCTGGCCCCCACTTCATTCAGCCCAAAGAGTCCAAGCCTGAGTCCTCCACCCGCTCACTCACCCACCCTTTGCTCCCACAGGGACCAGCGCTGTGACCACTGGATCAGAACTTTTGTCCCAAGTTTCCAGCCCGGCCAGTTCAACCTGGGCAATATTGAGCGTGAGTCCTGAGTGAggtgggccctggggtggggcttCCAGGGAACAGGGTCCCCCCTGCCCACCCAAGATAGATGCTGTCCTGTGGGGGATCCCCTACAGATGGGCTGGGGAGAAAGGAGTGGCTCCCTCCTTCCAGCCATGGCCAGCTGACCCCTCGCCATCCACCCCACAGGCTACCCTGGAGTACAGAGCTACACCGTGCGAGTGGTGGCCACCAACTACAACCAGTTTGCCATGGTGTTCTTCAAGAAGGTTTCCAACAACAAGGAGTACTTCAAGATCACCCTTTACGGTGGGTCCTCACCTACCGTCTTGGGGACCCAGCTCCTGGTCACACTGTTGAGGGGACAGGCccatccccacccagcccccagggtCCTCTCCAGTGCCAGCTCCGAGCCcctgggtgaggggcagggagggaggtccTGCAGACCCTCCATGAGGAAGGGGTCTGAGGCTTTGTTCATGCATTCAACAATGGAGTGTTTGCCGGCCACTCACTGCTTTCTTGGCCACAGGGAGGACAAAGGAGCTGACCCCTAAGCTGAAGGAGAACTTCATCCGCTTCACCAAATCCCTGGGCCTCACCGATAACCACATCATCTTCTCTGTCCCAATCGGTAATGGCCAAccggggagaggaggaggggacgTGGGGACTGTCCCCCACCAGGGAAAGCAGTGGGGAGGGACTTGGTCCTCTGCTTTAGTCACTAGAGTCCCTGGAAGCCACTCTAGGTTCAGGAAGACCCTGCCCCACCCAGAGATCTGTGGGGCACTCAGGGATCTGGGCTCCAAGTGTTCTTCCCCAAAAGATGAGAATTTCAGGCCCAGGTCCAGGTTTCCCCAGTCTCACTGCCCCGGGCCACTTGCCCCTACACCCCAGGCCCTACCATCCTGGACCACCACCTCCTCACACCTCCTCGTCCTGGGCCACTATCCCCCCTTGCTTTGGGGCCTGCTCACCGCTGACTTGAAAAATGCCCTTGTCTTCAGACGACCTGGCTGGGCATGGGGCTTCAGCCAGGCCACTCAGCCTCCCCAAAGCTGAGGGGCTGCCAGGGTTCAGCAGGTAAATAGTTGCGAGGCCTGGGGGCCCGAGCAGATGTGTGGCTGGGCCTCATTCTGGAGAATGGGGGTCCACCAGGTCGGCTAGTCCTCAGGCCCTTCTCCCAATCCTCTGCTCCCCCCAGATCTGCCGttgctgggccaggctggggcccagAACTCTTGGGGCAGTGCAGGGGTCCTGGTGGGCAGgggtcacatacacacacacacacacacacacacacacacacacacacacacctgcccatTCTGATGGGACTCTTTCCCCCACAGACCAGTGCATCGATGACGAGTGAGCATGCAGTGAGTACAGCTGCGGAGGGGGCTGATGGGAGCGAGGGTGCTGCTGGGCGGAGGTCTCAGGCCTGCCCTTGTCCCCCCATCCAGCA
The nucleotide sequence above comes from Camelus dromedarius isolate mCamDro1 chromosome 10, mCamDro1.pat, whole genome shotgun sequence. Encoded proteins:
- the LCN2 gene encoding neutrophil gelatinase-associated lipocalin; the protein is MPLGLLWLGLTLLGALQTQAQDSTQKLIPAPPLLRVPLQPDFQDDQFQGKWYVIGLAGNAVNKEEEGEFKMYTTTYQLKEDQSYNVTSTLLRDQRCDHWIRTFVPSFQPGQFNLGNIERYPGVQSYTVRVVATNYNQFAMVFFKKVSNNKEYFKITLYGRTKELTPKLKENFIRFTKSLGLTDNHIIFSVPIDQCIDDE